TTTCTCAAACCCACGCGACGCGCGCCCTCGAGCTTGATGCTCAACGGCCACGGCTTGCCGGTGCGATAAAAGCGGCTCTTGCGAATGCCCGCGCTACGCGCACCGACAGCGAAGAACTCCGTCCTAACCATCGCGAGCACGCCCTCAGGATAGAACTGCAACTGCGGATGAGCCTGCCCATGGAGCGAATGCGCGGCGAGCGAATACGGCGTACAGGAACGGTTCTCGTCGGGTGCGATAAAGACCGCGCTGCCGTCGTCGTAAATCTCCGCTACAAGACAGTCCGATGACGAGCCGGGATCGCAAGCGAGCGCGCCGGACTGGAGCACGTGCCCGACGTGATACGCAAGCCCCGGCGCAATGCCGTGGCGGAGCATATCGGCTGCGAAGAGCGCCGCGCCACACGAACGGCCCGCGAAAACATATTTCGCGCCGCCATGCAGCGCTGCAAGTAGCGGATGGATACCCATCTGGCCGACAATCGTACTTTCGCGCAGCGACGCTTCATCGGGCGCGGGACCCGCGCCGAGCGGGCGCAATGCGCCGGCGCGCGCTTCGTCGATCACGATGGCCGGATCCAGTTCAGACCGGATGACGGCCACTTTCGCACCACGCACGTCGAGTTCTTCGAATACCTCTTTGGCGACCCCGAGCATCCAGTCGAGATTGCAATCGCCACCAGCCATCCCGCAGCTACCGAGAATCACCGGGGCCGCGATACGTTCTGCGGCTTCGACCATCTTGCGAAAGTTGTTTTTGACCGCATCACGCTCGAAGTATTGGCCACCGCCGGCAAGGTAGTACGGGCTCGCGTCCATCGAACCGGCATCGGCGATCACGGCGTCCATACGCCCACCAGCCAGCGCCTTTTGCAGCGATTCCCGCGGGAATCCGGCGCCCAATGCGCCGCATGTGGCGACCACCCGATAGATTAATTTCGCCACACCAAACCTCACGCCATGCATCGGACGACCTCATGTCGTCTCCAGGATGCCAAGGCTCGAGTCTGAGCGTTTTTTCAAAGCGGGAAAAATACTGTCTTGCGATGCGGGTATAAGCGGCCACGATAGCTCGCGACGGATCATTCCCCGGCCGGTTCGACGCCCGGCACCGGGTGCTCAGACAGGTGCTGTTTCACAAAGCCAGCAATGAAATCGCGCACCGCTTCCCCAGCGGCTGCGAGCGGCGTCTCCGCAGAAGAAACGATGCTGGCCGTCAGCGAAACTGCGGGTTCGATGGCTTGCGCGGAAATATTGGCGGGCAGTTCGTCCGTGCCGCCAAGCGGCAAGATGGTATCGCCGACACCGGCTTGTACGGCGGCGAGCATATCGGCACTCACGTCGGCTTCGGCCGCGACATGCGGTTCGATTCCTGCCTCTGCGAACAGCCGATCGAGTACGAGCCGCACGATGTTCGGCTGATGCGGCAATACGAGTGGAAGATCCGCGAGTTCGCGAAATGTAATCGATCCAGGCCTGACCGAACCGTTTGCCCGGCGCAGAAGAAAGAGCCGTCGATCGAATAGCGGCACACGGACACAACCCGCATACGGCTCACCTTCGAAGAGCACAGCGAGGTCGATGGCGTGTTCGCGAATGCTCGTAGCCAACTGAATGCTGCCGGCGGACGAAAGCTTCAGTCGCACTTTGGGTAACGCGATGCGGCATGCCGCCATGATCGGCCCCGCCAACTGCGCGGCGAGAGGAAAAGCCATGCCGATGGAAACGCACCCCTCCACTTCTTCGCCGTGTCCACGTACGACCTCAGGCAAGCGCTCGACGCGCCGCAGGATCGCACTCGCCTCCACGTAAAGCCGCTCGCCTGCGGCCGTCGCGTTCACGCCGCGAGCGCTGCGCTGCAGCAGCGATACGCCGAGCTGATCTTCGAGGTCGGCGATCTGCTGGCTCAAGGCAGGCTGGGCGACATGGGCGACCTGTGCCGCGCGCGAGAAACTGCCGGCATCGACGATTGTCACGAAATAACGCAACTGCCGGAGTTTCATCTAGCAGCACCTCGCCGGAGTGGCCGCCATGAAGGCATACGCGCCTCGCGCGTGGTTGTTCCGCATGGCCCGGAACCGCGCCGGCTCGGGTCGGAGAGTTTGCTCGTCGGCTATGAGTAGCAGATTCCTGAAAAGCGAAGCGATCGGCGCTCAACGAGTCTACAGCGTTGCCGGTCGACGTACAATCCGCGCTGTTGGCGCTTTCCTGAATGCCGACGGTTGCTGGCGCTTTGGCCGGCGGCGGTCTTTTGCATGTCGGGGTGACGTCGACGCCAACAAAGGAGACCGCCGTGAGATTAATGGCCGTGATCACCGCTCTTTTTGCCCTGGCTGCCGCGCCTGCCTTCGCCGCCGATGTCGGCTTCGAGGAGGTCAAGATAGCGAACGGCGCGGAGCCGCCGCTAACGGCCGGGATCTGGTATCCGACCAGCACCCCGGCGACACCGCACGCCCTGGGCAACGTCACCCAGACTGTGGCGCCGGGCGCTCCGATCGCGGGTCATCGCCTGCCGCTGGTGGTGATGTCGCACGGCGGAGGCGGATGGTACGACGGCCATTACGATACGGCACTTGCTCTCGCTCACGCGGGCTTCGTGGTGGCCTCGGTCAGTCACGCCGGCGACACGTTCAATGACCAGAGCCGGGTGTTGCAATTGTGGCGCCGTCCCGCCCAGCTTCACCTGCTGGTCGACTACATGCTTGACGAGTGGCATGGGCATGGACGGCTGAATGCGGCCCGTGTCGGCGCGTTCGGCTTTTCCAACGGCGGCTTCACCGTGCTCGTGGCCGCAGGCGGGACCCCGGACCTTGCCCAGATCGCCCCGTATTGCGACGCCCACCCCGAGCATGACCTCTGCGCGACGCTGAAGCGGGCCGGCGTCGATCCTCGTCTCCAGGCAGATATTCCGGCCGGCGCATGGGTTCACGATCCACGGATCAAGGCCGCCGTCATCGCCGCGCCCGCGTTCGGTTTTGCCTTCGGACGCGCCGGGTTAAGCAGCGTGCACATCCCCGTCCAGCTCTGGCGAGCCGCCGACGATCGTCATCAGCCGCATCCTTACTACGAGGAAGCCGTACGCGCCGACCTGCCCCGGCCGCCCGAATATCACGTGGTCGCCGACGCGGGCCACTATGACTTCCTGCCACCGTGCGATGCGCGTCTGTCGCAGAAGAGGCCGGAAATCTGCGAAAGCCTGCCGGGCTTCGACCGAGCGGCGTTCCATGAACAGTTCAACGCCGACGTGGTGCAGTTTTTCCAGGCAACGCTGCGCTAGTCGATTTCCTGTCTTTTGTGCACTCGCGGTGCGTCGATCCGCGAACTGTCGAGGCTCGCGCTTGTCGGAATTGCATAGACCCGTTACAGGATAAATGGATGGCGCTCTCTGTAAGGCAAATTAAAGCTCCTGCTGCGGTGGCACAGCTAGCCGTCGCGATGCTGCTCAGCGCGAGCTGCGCGTGTTTTGGTCAGGCTTCCGATACTGCCGATACCCCGGATACCGCGCCCGCAAGTGTCGACGTTGCCGCTCCCGAAGTTGCCTCTCCCGAAGTTGCCTCTCCCGAAGTGGCCTCTCCGATTGCTGCCTCCGAAGTTACCGCCGAGCCGGGATGTTCCTCGGTAGTACTCAGTTGCAATACGCCGTCGCGGCCCATTGCGCCCGAACACCAGTTGCTCGATCCCGCTACGGCGCGCGATCAGGCGCAACGCGCGCAAGCGCAGGCCGATCAAATCGCCGCCGAGCAGGCCTTGCAGCGACGCATCGAGTTCGCGCGTCTGCATCCGAACGCGATCTTTGTGTACGGCGACAAGCCAACGCCACAGGAAAGCGTATCCGATGTCTTCAATCGGACGCTCGGCGTGCCGACGACGACCCTCACCACCTCGACCTTTGACGCAACGGGTCGAAGAACCGAATGCGTGAGTGCCTGTCGTGGGCCGCTTTGCTGTGTCACGACGCCCTAGACGAGCTAAAAATCCACCACTCCGAGCGTGCTATCGCCCCCGGACGGTGGAGTCCAGTGGGGGAATTCCTCGCCGATGTTGGAGGCCATCCCCATGCTCCCGGCGCTCAATCCGACGTAGACCAGGTCGTGCAGCGACGGCAACAAGTCCGCTAGTTCGGACTGCTGCATGCAGTAAGACAGATACAGGGAATCCCCGCCTCCGACCAGTGCGTTGTGGATGCTCGGGTTTTTGATGCCAGCGGACGTGAGAAGAAATTTCATGATGCCTCTCCTGGCCGTTATGCATGAGTCAAGTCAGACGCTTGAGCAGGAAGCGCCCGCGCGACCTGGCGCCGCCCCTCGAACATGCGCTGTCAGCGCTTGAAAATAGCCTTCGTCGTATCGAAGTCGATCGGAGAGGATGTGTGTTCGTGGATGATTTTCCACGCGTCGCCCTTCCGCCTGAGCGTCAAGCTCATCCGATTGTCCAGCGAGCGCAAATCTACGCCGTCGGCATTAACCGCTTGGTATGTCACGAAGGTGTGGACAACGCCGAGGTCCTGGACGACGGTCGTTTGTGTGTCGCTGAAATCCACGATAACGCGTTCCGTACCCAGCGAGTCGAACCAGGTCACCACCATTTCCCGCCAGGACGCAATGCCGGTGTACGACCATACGCCCCACATGTCGAAGACCGACACGTCCTGGTCGTACAGCGCAACGAGCGAATCGACGCTCTTCGCGAATACCGCAGCTTTGTAGTCGTCAAGAACCTGCAGGATCGGATTGTCGGCTTTGTCCACAGTATTTTCTCCCGGGTTACGTTGGTTTCAAGGCAACGACGATCGACCAACGGCAGGATCGACATCTACCGGAAAAAAATATTCGCTCGGTAATGGAAGCTGGAGGTGCATCAGGCAAATTGCGCCGCGCTCGCGGGGCTGCACGAACGGCACCTTACAGCAGGCCTGGACATTGACGGCTCTCGAAAGAGCGATTGGATTTTTACGCCGTCACATGCGATGGACTTTCCTTGCTCACGCGCCCTACAGTTCGCTCACGATCTTCTTTGCCCTCAACACCGACGACGGACTCATACTGAGCTCATTGACTCCCAGGCCGATCAGAACCGGAATCATCTCCGGACGCGCCGCCGCCTCACCGCACACGGCCACGCTGATGTTCGCCTTCTTCGCCGCCTCGCAGACCATGCCAATCGCACGCAGCACCGCCGGATGATCGGTCCGGTACAACGCCACCAGATTCGGATTGACGCGATCGACGGCCATCACATACTGCGTCAGGTCGTTCGTGCCGATTGAGAAGAAGTCCACCTCGGGCGCCAGCAGGTCGGCTGTAAGCGCAGCGGCCGGCGTCTCGACCATAATGCCCAGTTCTGGCTGCGCGTAGGTCGCACCTTCCTGGGACAGCTCCTGTGCGCAGGTTGCAAGCAGCGTCTTCACTGCGCGAATTTCATCGAGGTCGTCGATCATCGGCAACATCACGCGCACATTGCCCACCGCTGCTGCACGCAGCAACGCGCGCAATTGCGGTTTGAACACATCAGGACGATCGAGGCACATGCGCACGCCACGCCAACCGAGGAACGGATTGTCCTCCTGCGGAAAGACGATGCCGGGCACCGGCTTGTCGCCGCCGACATCGAGCGTACGGATCACCACCGGACGTGGATGAAAAGCCTGCGCAAGCCGGCTATAGACACCGTACTGCTCGTCCTCGTCGGGCAAGCTGCGGCGATCCATAAACAGCAGTTCCGTGCGGAACAGGCCCACGCCCATCGCGCCGGCTTCGAGTGCCGCGTCGATCTCCGTCAGTGAACCGAGGTTCGCGGCAATCTCGATGTGCCGGCCGTCACGCGTCACCGGAGCGACGTCGCGATACACGCTCAATGCGGCGCGCCGGTTACGGTCCTGCGAAATACGCTCGGCAAAGTCCGCCTGCAGCCCGGACGACGGATCGAACCATACGTGCCCCTGCGAGCCGTCGAGCGCGACGAATGCCGCTTCGCGCAGGCGCTCCTCCGACACCGGTAAACCCAACACTGCCGGGATGCCATGCGCACGCGCCATGATGGCAAGATGCGAAGTCGCGCTCCCCTTGATGCACACGAGACCTTTGATGTTAGCGACACAAGCGCGCGCGAAATCGAGGGCGCTCAGATCGGAGGCCAGCACGATACAGGGCTGGGTCAATGAAGCAAGGCTCACGTCATCGCGACCGAGCAGTCGCAACGCCACCTGACGCGCAATGCCGCGGATATCGTCGGCACGGCTGCGCACATATTCATCGTCCATCGCGAGGAAAGCGGCGGAGAGTTCTTCGCCCACCTGCAGCGTCGCCGCAGCCGCATCCCAGCCTGACGTGATGCGATCCTTGACGGCGCCGGAAAACTCGTCGCTTTGAGCGACGTCCGTCAATGCCTCGACGATATCGCCATGCTGGCTCATCGTTTCGAACTGCGTATCAAGTGCGGCGATCGCTTCGCGGAACGCTACGCCGAAGCGGGCCAGCTCCCCCTCCACTTCATCCGGCTCGATAAACTGCCGCGCCGCACGCAACTCTTCAGGCAAATAGACGAATGCTTCGCCGTATGCCAGACCTTCGCTCGCCGCCACGCCACGCACTGGCGGCTCGCTGACGATGGTCCCCTCCGCTACCAGCGCCTGCTTCTGCTCCTGCTCCTGCTCCTGCTCCTGCTCCTGCTCCTGCTCCTGCTCCTGCTCCTGCTCCTGCTCCTGCTCCTGCTCCTGCTCCTGCTCCTGCTCCTGCTCCTGCTCCTGCTGCTGCGTCTGAGCGGCTTCCGCCAGACCCGCAGCCGCTCCAGGCCCGGTTGCCCCAGCCGGTTCCTCCAGGCCGCCATTCCCGTCATGCCGCGCAAGCGCCACCCCCGCGGTAGGCTCCGAGAGAAACTGCAGCAGCCGGCGCACCGCATCGCTTTCGTCAGAGCCATCGGCTCGCAGCAGAATCTGATCGTCCTGTTTGACGCCAAGCAGCATGAGCTTCACCGCGCTTTTTGCATCGGCGCACGTCGAGCCGCGAAAGACCTGCAGCGAGCAGGAAAACTCTTTCGCGAGTTTGGCGAACTGCGTGGCGGGACGCGCATGCAGTCCTTCGTTTACCTTGACGACGATTGCGGTTTCTAGCATGACAGGACCTTCTTATTCACGGAACACATCCAGCCGATTGCACCACTCTGCCTCATGACCGCGCCATTCCGGCATGACCGCCTGCAACATCAAACATCGACAATCTCGATCACGGTGCCGCTCCGGATCCAGGCGAGCAATGCATCCGTGTCGACCGGTTGCGCGCAGATTTCGCCGGGACGCTCAGCGGTGCTCGAACCGTTGAAATTGATCACCACGTGACCCATCTCGTTCACCTTATTCCATGCCGTCGGCCCCACTGCGGTGACAAACGCACTGACTTCGCCAATGCGCAACTGCGACCCCGCACGCGGCGCCTCCGGATGCAGCTGTTCGGCCCGATGCAGCACGGACACCTCGGCGAGTTCAGGCGGCGCGCCATGCGCGTAGAGAATCATCACGCCGCCTTCCAGCAGGTCCCGCACTTCGGGACCGACCTCCGAGATCACCGTCTTGTAGTAATGCATAGTCATTCCATCTCATCCGTTAAAGTGCGAAGCTCGCCGCCCACGCGATCAGAACCGAAATGGGGCCCATAATCTGCCGGCTGATCAGGACCGCCGGCACGCCGATCCGGATCGTCTCCGGCTTGGCTTCGCCAAGCGCCATGCCGACCGGCACGAAGTCGCAGCCCACCTGGGTGTCGTAAGCGAACAGGGCCGGCAGCGCCATCTGCGGCGGAATCGTGCCGTTGCCGATGGCCGGCCCAATGATGGCCGCGCCGATCACCTGAGCGATCACCGCTCCTGGTCCAAGTATCGGAGAAAGGAACGGCAAGCCGCAAATCGCGGACAGCACGATCAGGCCGACGATGTTGCCGGCGAGCGGTGACAGCAGATGGGCGAGGCCCGTACCGATCCCGGTGGAGTTGATGATACCGATCAGCATCGTCACAAAGGCCATGAACGGCAGCACGTTGCGGATCACCGTATCGATCGCCTTGCGCCCGCTATTGAACAGCACGTTGACGACACCGCCCATGCCGCGCCCGATCCGCGTGATGAAGCCGATCAGGCCGCGCGAGCTTTCGGCTTCGCGCGTGGCAGCACCGACGACACCGCCACCAGCAGGCGCGGCAAACGGCGAGGTGGAGTGACTCGCGCTACGTGCGGCACTCGCGCGCGCATCGCCTGGCGCATCGTCTTCCACCGCCGTCAGGTTTTCCGGCGTGACGCCCGATACATAGGTATCCTCGGTAATGAATTGCGCCAGCGGGCCGGATTGACCCACTGAGGTCAGATTGATGGTCGGAATCTTCTTGCGCGGATAGACACCGCAGCGTGCGGTACCGCCGCAATCGATCACCACCGCGGCCATCTCCGATTCGGGCGGCGGCGTACGGAAGCCATCGACCAGCACACCGCCCGTCATTTCGGCAAGAACCCTCGCCAGTTCAGGAATGCTGCCGCCAGTCACGGCGACGATCTTGTTGCGTTCTGCGGTGGGATGAATCAGGAGCGGGCCACCCCAGCCGTTGGGTCCACGCTCGACCTTCACCGTTCTGTATGCTCTCGTGTCCATTTCAGGTCTCCTCAGTCTCGATGTTGGATTGCCGGCGACGGCAGTGCATCACAGTTCGATGTTTTCCCGGTGAGCCAGAATCCGGGTCAACGCTTCAGTCAGGATGCCTTTCAGCAGATTCACAACGAGACCGACGATCAGGTAGAACAGCGCGAGTTTAGGAATGGAAAACGCCAATGCATGGCTTTCCGCCAGCTTGGTGAGACCAGCCGCCACGCCGAGCCAGACAAACAGCTCGCCTGGATTGCAGTGTGGAAAGAGACCGGTAATCGGATGGCACAGCGAAACAGCGGAATCGTAAAACGCGGGCTTATGCTTCTCTTCGAGAAAAACCCCAAACGTATAGGCCATCGGATTGGTCAGGAAGAACATCGCAAGCAGCGGCAACAGCGTATAACGCGTCACGACATTCTTCGAAAAGAAGCGCGCGAGGCCTTGCACCCGCTGCTCGCCGATCAGGGCGATCAGCGTGTACACCGCGGTCAACAGCACGATCAGCGTGGGCAGGATGCCCACTACGAAGCCCACAAACGTTTTACCGCCGGCATTGAAGATGCCGATGAACCCTTCTGCGACATGCGTGAGCCAATCGAGGATGAACATGGCGAATCTCCCAGATAAACCGAAACGATCGCGAAAAGCTCCGCAAGGCGTGATTCAGCGTGACCCGGCGGAACCGGAAACAACAGTTTGCTGAACTATCTAACCAGGAAATCAGGTGGGCGCTTGCGCCGCGCGTTGGGCGCGCTCGAGGGCATCGGTGGCAGCCTGCGCAATGCTGCGGCGCAACTTCGAAGTCTTCAGACGGGCGTTGAACTCGCTCGTCGACAGGCCGGCAAACCCTTCATGAGGACGGAAACGCGTGAAGACCGTGAGACCGGACATGCTGAGGAACTGGCAGACGCGCAGATCGGGGGACAGCACGACGATAGCGACCGCGCCGCGTCCGAGTTTGACCTTGCAGGCGCCGACGCCGAGAAAGCCGCTCTGCCAGCGCTTTGCAGAGTCACGGATCGCGTCGCCATAGCGGCGCATCTGAAACCATGAACCGACCAGCTGCAACGCCCAGAACACCGCCAGGGCGAGTAAGGCACCGCGCACAAAGTCCATCGTCGTCTCCTATGTCCCATGCAACATAGTTATCTGTGAACATCTTGTACTTTGGATAATACAATTGTTCATCTGGAATATCATTGGGGAAAACGCCATCCATTCCCCTCTCACTCTCTCATCACGCGCTTTGCCGAACGGTTGCACAAGTCGCATGGTGCGCTATCGTATCGCGACACGCGCGCTCGTGTTCGCCGCCGTTGCAGATGCCATGTTTTGCACGACTATACGGGCCACCTGCGCCTCGGCTTCGACGTGCGGTAAATGACCCACACCCGCGAACCGGTGCACCGCGATATGGCCGGGCAAGCCGTCTGCATGCCTAACCGGCAGTATCCGGTCCTGCTGTCCCCAAAGCACGCGTACGGGCATCGTCAGATCGTTGAGCAGATGCCGCAGATCCAGCATTTGGGTGCCGTCGGGAAAGAACGCATCCGCCACCACCGCGAGCCGCTCACGAACCTCTGGGCTCTCCAGTTGCTGCCACGCAGTGGCGACAAAGCCTTCGTCCAGCCGCGCCGGGTCTGCAAATAACTGCTTGAGCCATGGGACGAGACTTGCGCGCCGCGTCGCGTCAGTGAGGCCGCGCAGGAACGAACCGTTGCTCTCGGGTCCCAGACCCGCTGGAGCAAGCAGAGCCAGTGAGCGCACCTCAAGCCGTGAAGCCTGTGCCGAGGTGGCCAGGGCCAAAGCGCCACCGAAAGAATGGCTGACCAGGTGACAACGCTCGATGCCTGCGTCGAGCAAGGTGTGCTCGAGCGCCGCAATCATCTCTTCCAGCGACCCCGCCGCCTCTGCCGGCGATTTGCCGTGCGCGGGCAAGTCCACCGCCAGTATGCCGGCCTCCGTCGCGCCCAGGCGCGCCACCGCCTGCGAGAACGGTCGCCAGCTGTTGGATTCCGCAGCGAAGCCGTGCAACAGCACCAGTGGATCGCCGCTTCCCTTGCGTAACGCGATGCTGTGCAGAAGGTGCGTGTGCGGTGCTCCTGTGACTGCCGGCTCTGGCATCTCCTCTAGCATGGCCGCACGCAGCACATCTTGCGCAGCCACACGTCCATGTGGCCCGGACCCCGCAATCCCCACAAGCTGCAACCCGCGTTCGCGAGCAAGGCGCCGCGCCGCCGGGGTTGCCCGCAAAGGTGCTTGCGTGCCAGCGGCAGCGACGTCGTCCTCCGCGGCCCTACCGCCATGCTCACCGTGCTCGACTAACGCCTCACCCGCCGCATAGATCCACGCTACAGCCGTACCCACCGCCACCGACTCGCCAACCGGCGTATTGATCTGACGGATGATGCCGCTTGCCGGCGCATCGATCTCCATGGTCGCCTTGCTGGTCTCGATCTCGAAGATCAGCATTCCTTCGCGTACCTCGTCGCCTTCCTTGACATGCCAGGCGGCGATCATGCCCTCGGTCATGTCCATGTCGACGCGCGGCAAGATGACTTCGGTCGGCATCTCACCCTCTCCCGCCGACGATGCGCCGCGCCGCCGCGACAATGTCGTCGACCTGCGGAACGGCGGCTTTTTCCAGCTCGGGGTTGTACGGAAGCGGACAATCGGCGCCACCCAGCCGGATCACGGGCGCGTCCAGGTAATCGAAGGCCTCGCTTTCGCAGGCGATTGCAGCGATCTCCGCACCTATACCAAGCTGCTGCACACCCTCGTACACGCAGATCAGCCGCGAGGTCTTGCGGATGCTGGCAATGATCGCCTCGCGGTCGATCGGCCGGATACTACGCAGATCGATCACTTCGGCATCCAGACCTTCCTGCTCGAGTTGCGCCGCGGCTTCCAGCGAGCGGATCGCCATGATCGAGGTCGCCACGATCGTGACGTCGCGTCCCGCGCGACGCACGGCCGCCTTGCCGATCGGCACGGTGTAGTAGCCCTCCGGCACCGGCCCCTTGCTCTTGTACAGCAGCTTGTGCTCGAAGATCATCACCGGGTCCGGGTCTTCCAGCGCGGCCAGCAACAGGCCCTTCGCATCGTGCGGTGTGCTTGGCTGTATCACCTTGAGACCAGGCACGTGAGCAAACCAGGCTTCGAGACTCTGGCTGTGCTGCGCGGCCGCACCGGTTCCCGAGCCCGCTGGAAAGCGCATCACTAGCGGCACGGAAGCCTCGCCGCCGAGCATGAAGCGCATCTTGGCCGCCTGATTGACGATCTGCTCCATCGCAAGCGTGGCGAAATCGGAGAACTGGAATTCGTAGATCGGCCGCGAGCCTGTCATGGCCGCGCCCACCGCGACGCCCGCGCCGCCCAGTTCCGAAATGGGCGTGTCCATCACCCGTTCCGCGCCGAAGCGCTGATAGAGGTCGCCCGTGACCTGAAATGCGCCGCCATAGACGCCGATGTCCTCGCCCATCAGGAACACGCGCTCGTCTCGCTCCATCGCAATGGCCATCGCCTCCTGAATCGCCTGGGCGTAGGTCAGTTCGCGCACTGCGTCGTGCGTCTCCGTCTCTTGCACCGCATGCGTGTGTTCAAGCACGTCCGCTGTCATTGCTCGCTCCCACTGGTCGACGCATACACGTAACGGGTCAGGTCGGCCCGCGCCGGCGAAGGACTGTTCTGTGCAAACTCGAGGCCAGCCTCGATCTGCGCTTCGACTTCTTCCCGCAGCGTGGCGATACTTGCGGCATCGAGCAAGCCGCACTGCAACAATTCGCTCTCGAATCGCACGATCGGATCGCGCGCACTCCACGCGTCGATTTCCTCGCGCGTGCGGTAGCGGTTGCGGTCGCTCTTCGAGTGACCGCGCAAGCGGTAGGTTTCGCATTCGAGCAGCGTGGGGCCGTTGCCCTTGCGCGCATGAGCAACAGCTTCTTCGCTGGCGTTCAGCACCTCGACAAAGCTGTTGCCGTCGACGGTCACGCCCGGCATGTCGTAAGCGAGCGCGCGCTGTGCGATGTGTGTG
The sequence above is drawn from the Paraburkholderia phenazinium genome and encodes:
- a CDS encoding acetoin dehydrogenase dihydrolipoyllysine-residue acetyltransferase subunit, encoding MPTEVILPRVDMDMTEGMIAAWHVKEGDEVREGMLIFEIETSKATMEIDAPASGIIRQINTPVGESVAVGTAVAWIYAAGEALVEHGEHGGRAAEDDVAAAGTQAPLRATPAARRLARERGLQLVGIAGSGPHGRVAAQDVLRAAMLEEMPEPAVTGAPHTHLLHSIALRKGSGDPLVLLHGFAAESNSWRPFSQAVARLGATEAGILAVDLPAHGKSPAEAAGSLEEMIAALEHTLLDAGIERCHLVSHSFGGALALATSAQASRLEVRSLALLAPAGLGPESNGSFLRGLTDATRRASLVPWLKQLFADPARLDEGFVATAWQQLESPEVRERLAVVADAFFPDGTQMLDLRHLLNDLTMPVRVLWGQQDRILPVRHADGLPGHIAVHRFAGVGHLPHVEAEAQVARIVVQNMASATAANTSARVAIR
- a CDS encoding alpha-ketoacid dehydrogenase subunit beta, which codes for MTADVLEHTHAVQETETHDAVRELTYAQAIQEAMAIAMERDERVFLMGEDIGVYGGAFQVTGDLYQRFGAERVMDTPISELGGAGVAVGAAMTGSRPIYEFQFSDFATLAMEQIVNQAAKMRFMLGGEASVPLVMRFPAGSGTGAAAQHSQSLEAWFAHVPGLKVIQPSTPHDAKGLLLAALEDPDPVMIFEHKLLYKSKGPVPEGYYTVPIGKAAVRRAGRDVTIVATSIMAIRSLEAAAQLEQEGLDAEVIDLRSIRPIDREAIIASIRKTSRLICVYEGVQQLGIGAEIAAIACESEAFDYLDAPVIRLGGADCPLPYNPELEKAAVPQVDDIVAAARRIVGGRG